The genomic segment GCCAGGCGCTGCACGTGGGTGCCGATCAGGCGGGAGATGACCGCGGTCTCGGCCTCGCACAGCTGGGGAAACTCGGCGGCCACGTGCGCCACCGGGCAGTGGTGCTGGCAGAGCTGCCCGCCGGAGGCGATCGTGGACGCGTTGGCAGCGTAGCCTTCGGCGGTGAGCGCGCCGGCAAGAGCCTCGGCGCGGGCCATCGGCTCGTCGCCGGCGCCCTCCATCGCCTCGCGGCACCGGGCCTCCAGGGCGGCCACCTGCTCGGCCGCGAACTCGGCGACCTCGTGCTCGCCGCCCCGCCGGTGAATCCAGCGCAGCGCGGCGGTGGCCATCCCGTCGTAGGTGTGGGTACCGCACCGGCCGCGGGCCGAGTCGGTGAGCAGGAAGACCCGGGCCGGCCGGCCGCGGCCGCGGTGCCCGCGGGCCGAGCGCTCCCGGGAGACCACGTCGCCGTCGGCGAGCATCGCGTCGAGGTGCCGGCGGATCGCGGCCGGGCTCAGGCCCAGCGCCGCGCCGAGCTCGGCGGCGGTCGCCGAGCCGTGGGCCAGCAGCAGTTGGGTGACCCGGTCCCGGGTCCGCCCGTCGTGAGCCGGCGCGGACATGGCGACACCGGCGACCGGACCGGTCACCGGGTCAGGCTCGGAGAGCACTGCCATGTTTTTCACTACGCCCACGTTACGTATTTCCCGGGCCGCCCGCAAACCGCCGCCCTGGTGATCCGGACCACCGGTCAGCGACCGGACCGACCGTTGTGATCGTGTCTACCCGTACCATGACGGCCGTGAGCCGATTCGGCCGATTTTCGAGTGAAACCGTCCTACGCCGGGTGGCGCTCGCCTCCGTGG from the Solwaraspora sp. WMMD1047 genome contains:
- a CDS encoding HTH domain-containing protein; protein product: MSAPAHDGRTRDRVTQLLLAHGSATAAELGAALGLSPAAIRRHLDAMLADGDVVSRERSARGHRGRGRPARVFLLTDSARGRCGTHTYDGMATAALRWIHRRGGEHEVAEFAAEQVAALEARCREAMEGAGDEPMARAEALAGALTAEGYAANASTIASGGQLCQHHCPVAHVAAEFPQLCEAETAVISRLIGTHVQRLATIAHGDGVCTTHIPAQAARSGKTVTTVRTDR